One Flexivirga aerilata DNA segment encodes these proteins:
- a CDS encoding MFS transporter, with protein sequence MATVDDLRNDRPTRPGSPAPDAVRRASRSVMIVFALNGAAFATYASRIPDTKSLLHLSAGQLGLFLLAGALGSVLGLPMSGWITGRFGARRTVLAGSAATTLGYSLSAIGIDTHQLWLAAVSLFVAGWGVGIWDVAMNLEGTVVEQHLGRSIMPRFHAMFSGGTVAAALLGAGLTALRVPVWLHVIVVMALLAAGTAWAAGGFRALGEVTSEPESSEKPENPDSATEPAGKSSHLSAWLDPRVLLIGVVTLAAGFTEGTANDWLSVAFVEGHNVPKWAGVLAFATFLTFMTIGRITGTAILDRHGRVPVLRCAFALAVVGCLAVVFGSTPIAYAGVVVWGVGVSLGFPVGMSAAADDPAQAHARISVVSTIAYTAFLAGPPLLGFLGEHVGVLHALLAVGAAATLALLLVPSVREPDRSHAAH encoded by the coding sequence GTGGCAACGGTGGACGACCTGCGCAACGACCGACCGACCCGCCCGGGCTCCCCCGCCCCGGACGCGGTCCGCCGCGCCTCACGCTCGGTGATGATCGTCTTCGCGCTCAACGGCGCGGCCTTCGCCACCTACGCCTCGCGCATCCCCGACACCAAATCGCTGCTGCACCTGTCCGCCGGCCAGCTCGGCCTGTTCCTGCTCGCCGGCGCGCTCGGCAGCGTGCTCGGGCTGCCGATGTCGGGCTGGATCACCGGCCGTTTCGGTGCGCGGCGCACGGTGCTCGCCGGCTCGGCCGCCACCACGCTCGGCTACTCGCTGTCCGCGATCGGCATCGACACCCACCAGCTCTGGCTCGCCGCGGTCAGCCTCTTCGTCGCGGGCTGGGGTGTCGGCATCTGGGACGTCGCGATGAACCTCGAGGGCACCGTCGTCGAGCAGCACCTCGGCCGCTCGATCATGCCGCGCTTCCACGCGATGTTCAGTGGCGGCACTGTCGCGGCCGCGCTGCTCGGCGCCGGCTTGACCGCGTTGCGCGTGCCGGTCTGGCTTCACGTGATCGTCGTCATGGCACTGCTCGCCGCAGGTACGGCGTGGGCGGCCGGCGGATTCCGCGCGCTCGGTGAAGTCACCTCCGAGCCCGAGAGCTCTGAGAAGCCCGAAAACCCAGACTCCGCAACCGAACCCGCAGGGAAGTCGAGTCACCTGTCCGCGTGGCTCGACCCTCGCGTCCTGCTCATCGGCGTGGTCACGCTCGCAGCGGGGTTCACCGAGGGCACCGCAAACGACTGGCTGTCCGTGGCCTTCGTCGAGGGGCACAACGTGCCCAAGTGGGCCGGTGTGCTGGCCTTCGCCACCTTCCTCACCTTCATGACGATCGGTCGTATCACCGGCACCGCCATTCTCGACCGGCACGGCCGGGTGCCGGTGCTGCGCTGCGCCTTCGCACTCGCCGTGGTCGGTTGTCTCGCAGTCGTTTTCGGCTCCACGCCGATCGCGTATGCCGGGGTCGTCGTCTGGGGCGTCGGAGTCTCGCTCGGCTTCCCGGTCGGGATGAGCGCCGCGGCGGACGACCCGGCCCAGGCGCACGCCCGCATCTCGGTGGTCAGCACGATCGCCTACACCGCGTTCCTCGCCGGACCGCCGCTGCTCGGCTTCCTCGGCGAACACGTCGGTGTGCTGCACGCCCTGCTCGCCGTCGGCGCGGCCGCCACCCTGGCGCTGCTGCTCGTGCCCTCGGTGCGCGAACCCGACCGCTCCCACGCCGCCCACTGA
- a CDS encoding LacI family DNA-binding transcriptional regulator, producing MPSRGQAGAVARVTLRDVAQLAGVSMSTASLVFSGNKPVAQDTAGRVRAAAERLGYTGPHPMASSLRHGRSGVIAAVVERRILHAFRDPYVVAVLDGLSQVVGEMGSGLLLLPDATEGHGDPGPQVSRIVADAAVFMLCGDENNALATQFAARGVPVVGTGAPCGPGIVQVEVPERDASARVARHLRDLGHRTVGHIMMPLAWGNETGLRTLDTVRRSHFPDTRERALGVRDVFARAALVEAAEADFDSGYAAANLLLDRPDPPTAIIAQSDLLAAGAVQAASDRGLRVPEDLSVTGFDGVSLPWFGRELTTIDQRPLEKGRAVGEVVRDLLAGDEVGDVSFEVSLRVGDTTGPAPDGPR from the coding sequence ATGCCCTCACGTGGTCAAGCCGGAGCCGTCGCCCGAGTGACGTTGCGCGATGTCGCGCAGCTCGCCGGTGTCTCGATGTCGACCGCGTCCCTGGTCTTCAGCGGCAACAAGCCGGTCGCGCAGGACACCGCGGGCCGGGTGCGGGCGGCCGCCGAGCGACTCGGCTACACCGGGCCGCACCCGATGGCCTCCTCGTTGCGGCACGGCCGCAGCGGTGTGATCGCGGCGGTGGTCGAGCGGCGCATCCTGCACGCCTTCCGCGATCCGTATGTCGTCGCCGTGCTCGACGGCCTGTCCCAAGTCGTGGGGGAGATGGGCTCGGGGCTGCTGCTGTTGCCCGACGCGACGGAAGGACACGGCGACCCCGGCCCGCAGGTTTCCCGCATCGTCGCGGATGCCGCGGTCTTCATGCTGTGCGGGGACGAAAACAACGCATTGGCAACACAATTCGCCGCACGCGGGGTGCCAGTCGTCGGCACCGGTGCGCCCTGCGGCCCGGGCATCGTGCAGGTCGAGGTGCCCGAGCGGGACGCGTCCGCGCGGGTGGCTCGTCACCTGCGCGACCTGGGCCACCGCACGGTCGGGCACATCATGATGCCGCTCGCATGGGGCAACGAGACCGGCTTGCGCACGCTGGACACCGTGCGCCGCAGCCACTTTCCCGACACCCGGGAGCGCGCGCTGGGCGTGCGGGACGTCTTTGCCCGGGCTGCGCTCGTCGAGGCGGCGGAGGCCGATTTCGACTCCGGGTATGCCGCCGCCAACCTCCTGCTCGACCGCCCCGACCCGCCGACCGCGATCATCGCGCAGAGCGACCTGCTGGCCGCCGGCGCCGTGCAGGCGGCGAGCGATCGCGGCCTGCGAGTGCCCGAGGACCTCTCGGTCACCGGCTTCGACGGGGTGTCACTGCCGTGGTTTGGGCGGGAACTCACCACGATCGACCAGCGACCGCTCGAGAAGGGGCGCGCCGTCGGCGAGGTCGTGCGCGACCTGCTCGCCGGTGACGAGGTCGGCGATGTATCGTTCGAGGTGTCGCTGCGCGTCGGTGACACCACCGGCCCGGCACCCGATGGGCCTCGGTGA
- a CDS encoding alpha/beta hydrolase, producing the protein MATTRRTFLTGLVATGAAVAFAPSASAAAPPRADVWIPSHREWLSGWLYRPTADTSSRRPVIVTAHGLGCIKEMGLDAYARKFVAAGYVVVAFDYRFFAGSTGRPRQLLDIPSQLQDWHAAIAWARQLPGVDPDRVGIFGTSFSGGHVLKVAAADPRVAAVISQCPFTDGAASTATIGPVAIAGAGALATADIAASAVGQMVTIPLAGHPNDVALMNAPDVWDGIHALVPPGVTWINKVGARAAVQIPAYYPGWATSAIEAPTYFAICSKDTVAPPGPTRVYAAKAPNGTVKEYDIGHFDIYLGAPFEEASNDYLRFLAAKLPV; encoded by the coding sequence ATGGCCACCACCCGTCGCACCTTCCTCACCGGTCTCGTCGCCACCGGCGCCGCGGTCGCCTTCGCACCATCGGCGAGCGCCGCCGCACCACCGCGCGCCGATGTATGGATCCCCAGCCATCGTGAGTGGCTGTCCGGCTGGCTCTACCGCCCGACCGCCGACACGAGCAGCCGCCGGCCGGTCATCGTCACCGCACACGGCCTCGGCTGCATCAAGGAGATGGGCCTGGACGCCTATGCGCGCAAGTTCGTCGCCGCCGGTTATGTCGTCGTCGCGTTCGACTACCGCTTCTTCGCGGGCAGCACCGGCCGGCCGCGACAGCTGCTCGACATCCCCAGCCAGTTGCAGGACTGGCACGCCGCGATCGCCTGGGCCCGGCAGCTGCCCGGCGTCGACCCGGACCGGGTCGGCATCTTCGGCACGTCCTTCTCCGGCGGCCATGTCCTCAAGGTCGCAGCGGCGGATCCCCGTGTCGCAGCAGTGATTTCGCAGTGTCCCTTCACCGATGGCGCCGCGTCGACGGCGACCATCGGCCCGGTGGCGATCGCCGGCGCCGGGGCACTCGCCACCGCAGACATCGCGGCCAGCGCGGTCGGCCAGATGGTCACCATCCCGCTCGCCGGCCATCCGAACGACGTCGCCCTGATGAACGCCCCCGACGTCTGGGACGGCATCCACGCGCTCGTCCCGCCGGGCGTCACCTGGATCAACAAGGTCGGCGCCCGCGCGGCCGTGCAGATCCCGGCCTACTACCCCGGCTGGGCCACCTCCGCGATCGAGGCACCGACCTACTTCGCGATCTGCAGCAAGGACACCGTCGCCCCACCCGGACCGACTCGCGTGTATGCCGCCAAGGCGCCCAACGGCACGGTCAAGGAGTACGACATCGGTCACTTCGACATCTACCTCGGCGCGCCGTTCGAGGAGGCCTCGAACGACTACCTGAGGTTCCTGGCCGCCAAGCTCCCGGTCTGA